The Novipirellula aureliae genome segment GATGCTAGGCGAAGTGCTGCGAGTGCTATCCGTCACGGACAGCGATGCCGAAGCCCACTACGCTTCAACACTCTTCGCCACGTCCGAAGCCCAGCAAGGAACTTGCACATCGCGAAGCACGATCTATGCCGCAAGCATCGCAGCGGGGATCATGATCCATCAGTTCACACGCTGGCTCCGCGACATCCCAACCGACGCCGACACCAGCGTAAACCTGCTATCAGGCGAATGGACCGTCCACGACGCTTCCTAATGAAACGAGCAGGGCACAAGCTTTCACCAAGGCACTCAGCCCCAACTCGTTCTCGTACGGAGGTCGAATGGAGGGACTAGCAGGTTGGTTCATCATCGGCTTCGTCGGATGGTGGTTTTACAAAACCGGCAAACGCACCGGCAGCCGCAAGGGCTACGGCTACAACGTCGGACGCAGCCGAAGCAGACGCGATCACCACCGACGCCGCTGACCACCGGAACGTCGTGGCCGCCCTTCGGGGCGGTCGCGGCGTTCCTTTTTTTGCTACCAGAGAATCGCATGTCCAATCAGTCCTTAGCTCAAGCCTTTCAACTCGTTTCCAAATTCTCGGCAGCTAACGCGACAAGATCGACATTGCGAGCCAGAAAGGTAAACGGGCGATCGCGTACAGGATCGTACGCTTCAAAGACGGCTCGCATCGCCTGATCGAGCATGGCTTTTACAAAACGCAGCCCGAGGTGGTCGGAGATCACCAAGAGTTCCGTCTCACCAAGCCCGCCCGATGTGTTCGAGTTCTTTGCAAGGGAATAGAGGTGCCCTTCGTGATACATCGTAAACCAATCGTCCCCGAGCGAACGTCGCGTTTCCTTGACGTCCGTCGGTGCGATCTTCGACTTCAGTACCGTCAACGACCCGCCGGCAATCTCGATTGAAAATCCGTTCAGTTGCAGCATCAGTATCTCGTGTAATTTTGACCTCGGTTGCGGCGCTCAGTTATTTAGTCAACTTCGCGACCGCTTCGATCGCTTTTTCGAGTTCTGGGACCAGCGATTCTTTCGATTTAACAATCGCTTCGCGCAACGCTCCGATGTGCGGAACGGCGTCGATGCGTTCTTCGATGCTGCAGTCGACCAGTGGCTTCCAGTAAATCGACTCGCCGGGCCAGCTGTAGTGCTCGTGATCTTTCGCATAACAAAGCCGCCAACCACCCTTAAGCTTGACCATGCCGACGTACCAGTTGATCTCACCAATGCAATTGCGTTGATCATCTTCCATTCCTTCGGAACGGTAGGCGTGCATGGCGTCGCAAGCCAGCCGCATTGCTTTGAACTAATTTTCCTGATCCTCAATCACCGCTTTCAACTGCTCCAACCGGGCAGTCAGGGCTTCATTAAGTTCTTCGTTGCGCTCATCAATGGTCATTTCAGGTTTCTCCGGCATTTGGAAGGCTCCGACATAGAAGCCGTTGATGCGATTAAATGGCATGAGACATCTCCGACGCCTGCAATTGAACGCGGGCGCAGAAAGTGTCGGCCTTGGGGACACAAGAGAACCGTTCCCTCGTCGCCATCAGGCAAACTCGTAATCAAACGAACTGCATACGGGCTATCGACCCGGCGAGCAGAAAAACCGCCATCACAGCGGCGTGGGGATGGCGTCAACCAACGTCCACATTGAAAGATTCACGCATGCTGATAACTTCGTCAATCCCCTTTCTCTAAGTTTTTTTCCGTCGGAAAACAATGATTGGTTCATGGTCATGGCTACCGCGAAGCCTCATCAAACAATTCGGCGACTTCATCGGCCGTCGTCCAGTACAACTCTTTGCCCGGCGATCCTTCAACCCGACCGCCTCGTTTTTTTAGTACTTTGTGGATCTTGCCTTCGATTGCTCGGCCGTTGTCGCATCGGCCGATGAATTGAATGTGGGCGTCGTGTGCGATCGCCGATGGGAACTGCGATGCAACACGATGCACGGTTCCATCGAGACCGCTCGTGTAGTCAAATTTCATTAGGTACCAGCGAAGCCCGCCAACGACTGCCTCACCGACGGCACTGCGATACGTATACCGTCGCGTGAGTTGATCACTTCGTGCTGCCGGGTGTCTACCTGAGCGCACCTCGCGGTTTGCGTGATCATGCGGACACTCGGTAGGCCCGGAACCCGTCGGTGTTGGCTATTGCTTGCTGCCAATGAGCATTCATTGGCTCGCTGTCGCTTAGGTAGTCGCCACGTAGTTGCAGCACCGCTTCGCCACCCTCGCTGGACCAAAACTTCTCAGTCCCTTTGACTCGGCGACTGACTTGCTTGACCGTCGACTCCATGATCGAACTGGTCAACGGATAGCCATTGCGACGGTAGAGGGGATAGTTCATCCGACCGCGATGATTGCTGTAGTAGACGTGGGATCGTCGAACGATTTCCTTGGGATCACTCTCGCTTGCACCCGACGGTGGAACGCCCAGTTCTTGTTGATGCTCGGCAAGAGAAGCGATCACGCGGTCGACCTCACCTCGCCAAATCCATGTCGCGAACTGTTGGTAGCACTGCCAAGCCGATTCTCGATCGCTGTGAATCGCGCGAGCTGCTGCGAGCGAATACGAAAGGGCGTGCATGATGTCCAGCACGCTGGTGTAGTCGGAAAACCAGGAAGTCTGAAGCTCTTCAATCGCCGACGAACCGTCCGAGACAAATACCTTGTGCGTTGCTTTGCCGAAGCCGCGGTACCAGGCCTGGCTTGCCACTTGGGAACCGAACTCTTTCCAGTTACGACTGCTGGCGACAATCTCTTTGGAGAGCATTTCGCCACGCTCCCAAGGCAGCTCCTGCTCCCTATTGGCTTCTTTGGGAAGAATCGAATTATCGCCCGGAACTTGCCCGATTTCCGCGAGTTTCTTCGCAATGCTGACGTCTTTCAAAAAGTCCGGCAGAGCCGATTGAGGATCATTACCGTAGCTTGCAGCGGTCATCGAAAGCAAGCATGCGATACGGCTTTCACGCCAGAAGCTTCCCGAATCGGGCTTCGCCTCGCCGCGATCAAAACGCTGATACCGACCGCCATCGCACATCACCACTGCGATCGGTGGAACCTCTTGATCGGCTGGTCCACCGCGCAGTTGTTCGGGGATGGGTTTGTCTAAAAACGCTTGTTCAAGAAGACGCATCAGTGCGAGCCGATCTCTCCCGTTGCGCGTCGTCGCTCGGCGGACGCGTTCGGTTTTGATCTCCAAGTCGGCCAAATTCTGAAGGTCTTTGCGTGCCTGTTGGAAACTGGTCGAGTTGCCCCCGGCGTAGACCATTTTTCGTTCCACGCGTGGGCTGACAGTGGCTTCGACGCGGAGTCCCAGTTCAGCGGGCTGGGGGAAAAAAAGACCGGCGACATCGCCGGCAATAGTAGCCTTCAGTAACAAAATCGACCTCTCCTCGATCGGTCAGCAGGACGACCGGTTCGTCGTCATCATCGGGCTCGCGTTTCTTGGGTACCGCTCCACACTCGGGGCAGCGGCACTGAGCTGGCTTGTCGGGAGCATCCTCGGCGGCCTCATTGATCGCCAGGGAAGTGATCAAATCGCCAATCTCGATGGCCTCGTCTTCGATCTCGGCGAAGGTCTTGGATTTCCCATCAGCCTTGAACCGTCCGCCCGTGATTTTCCTAAATTCACGAGCCAGTTCCAAGGCCCGTTTGCGATCTTCATTCGAAAGTGCCATCCCAGCTCTCCTTGCTAGCCTGAATTAAACCTGCCAGCTGGGATTCTGACCACTTTCAAATTAAAACGCCATGCCATTTACAAACCACGAGGTGCGCTCTGTCTACCTGAAAATCATGTCTTCCTATTTACCTTGGCCACTAGCTTTGTTTACGTTTCGGGACTCTTTGAAGTCCTCGGCGGCATTGGCGTTGCGGTCCCGTCTTTGCGGCGAGTAGCGGGATGGGGGTTGACCGACGTGTTTCCAGCGAACATTCACATGTCGGTACACTCAGATTCACTTGCGGGTATTCCCTACTGAACGTTGGCAGCTCGACTGCTCATTGCCCTCAGCCGATGTTAGAATCACAACGGACTATTCATACATGTGCGAAGGGAAACAAAATTGACCGCCACTGAGAAAACAATTCGGGAGAAACTAGCTGCCAATCTTGAGATGATTGAGCCAGGGCTGTCTTTGATTGAACAAGAGTATCACCTTCCGAACGTTTGGGGCGGAAAAGGATTCGTCGACATTCTCGCAAGAGATGCTTCGGACATGCTCGTCATCATTGAGCTCAAAAGAAGCAACAATTCTGCGCGGCAGGCGATCCACGAAATTTTCAAATATGCTGCGCTTTGTCGAGCCCAAATGGGAGTGCCGGATCACAAGGTACGATGCCTTGTGATTTCTACGGAATGGCACGAGCTATTGGTTCCATTTGCTGAGTCTCGCGCAAGGGCGGACATGCAAATGAGCGGATATGAGTTGGTGGTCGATTCTTCAGGGAATCCGACCGTCGTTGCCGAGGTTGTCGTACCAGAACTTACTGGGGCACTGGACCTATTTCGGACCCATAGCAACTTCCTTTTTGCGGACAAAGATGACCGCGATGCGGCTTCCCAGCGGGTGATCGAAGCGGCCAAAGAAAACGGTGCTAGTGGATTCATCACAGTATTGCTTGAGTACGAAGGACACCATCCTGCCGTCATACATCGTTTCAGCGTTTACCTAGTACCGACGGCGATTGCACCCAATTTGAGAAAGCCGCTTGAGCATTTCGTAATGGAGGAAAACGAAGATGCCGAGGAGGGATTCGATCTTCAGTTTGCGATGCAGGAAGAGCTACTTGGTCGCGTGTCGGGCACACTTGGAGCAATTGCAGACGAGTTCTGTATCGGTAGCCCCGAACATTTCTCTGCAATGCTGCATCAGGGATGGAAACCCAAAAAAACACTGAGAGAGGGACAACTTGCATCGTCGGATTTTTACTCCGATGAACAAATCGTGCAAATGATTCACGGAATGGAAGGCGCAAACGCGTTGCAGTTCATGCGAGTTTTCAAGTCGTCGAATCAACTTGATTTCGACGATGCTGTTAAGTCCTCGCAACGCGCGTTGCTTGGAAACGAGAATTGGACGCTGGCGTGCGATGTTTTGTTTAGCAGGGGCAAGCTTGAGACTACTTCCGTTTTCGCGGACATCTACAACTGCCTTTGTCTTCCAGAGACACTCTATGCGATTGCGAAGAATGGCGACTTTGGCTATTCGCCCAAGTTGCAAATTGTCGTCAATCAAAGCGATGGAAAGTCCTCAGAGGCTTTTTCGGGATTCGTTGCTTGGGACGGAGACACCTGTCCTGAGTCACCAGACGTATTCTTCCAATCGCTTTCGGGTGGTCTGGAGAATTTCTACATGCAAAAGCAAGTCGGAGCAGCTTGGCAACTCGACGAGAAAGCGATGCACCTTCATGGGTTGACGTATGGTTTGGTTCGCCTTGCGATTCGGGACGGGGCGATCGCAAGTGGAAGTATTTCGTATGATGGAGGAGAGACATGGCGAGATACCGAGCCTGGTATCCATGCTTGCAACCTCAATGATTTCGTTGAGCGAAACGCGAAATACGTAGATGCGTTCACCAACTACATTGACGGCTACGTCGGCAGATTTTAAGAGTACAATCTGCTGAACAGCCCAGCCTGTTTTCACACCTTGGAACAGTTTAGCTTCACGGTGATGCGGTTCGACAAACCCCAATCAGCTGGAAATCGCCAAGATCGTAACCGGATCAATTCATTCCCGGCAAGAACATCGGACGATGTTCTGAGAGAACAATCCGATCGTCGAGCGTCTGGGGAACGTGAATTCTCTTCTCGCCGGCGGGACCGATGAAGCGGCATGCACTTTCAGCTTTCAGCTCGCCGAGTGACTCGATGATTCGCTGTCTATCCGCTGGTGTTTCATTTGCTACCGATTCAATAAGTTGGCCAACCGTTGGTGCTTCGCCCAGTCTACGAATCTGCGGGCCAAGTTCGTTGAACAAGGCTTCTCGCGTCGCTTGATTGGCTTCCGCATCGAAGCGGAAGATGCTCGATTGGTTCCAGTTTTCACGGTTAAACTCAAGCATCCGTAGGCCGGGAAATCCCTCATGCAGCGAATTGTTTTGATGTCGCCAATGAGTGACTTTCATTACGTCATTCGCCTCCTTGTGGTTACTGAGATGCAAGAGCCAATAGCCCCAGCCGGAATGCTGGACCATAAATGGACTGACAAATTTTGCGACGCAGTTTTGTTTGATCTCGTGCAAGTAATGCGAGACCAGCGACTTTCGCCAATCACTGAGTCGTACAGCATTGTCGCGGGCCGATATTGCGTCGCCGAGATCGACACCAAACTTGTCCGTTGCAACACGAAACGCATCCTTGTCGTTAGCGAACATCGCCAGAGATTCAACGCTGATATTCCAAATGATCTCCGCTTTAGGAAGATGATTTAGAATTCGGTTGCAGTCACGTAGTGTTGCTTGGTTCCAGCCACATTGGTCGAGAAAGAAGATCGCTTTCTGCCGCGGCCGTGATTTGATCCTTTCAAGCACCACCGAAAGAAACCGATCGAATTTCAAATTGTCGACCAGGATTTTTCCGGACTCCACATCTTCGCGGTAGCGAGAGTCGGCCAAATCGGTCTTCAGACGAAGGTGTGCGTCACGGTCGGCATCAGAGAAGTGAAACCTCGCGTTAATTCTGAATGGCTTTGTCTTTTTCGCTGCTATTGCCGCCTCCGAATCACGAACCGCTCCAATCATCACTTTTGGCGAACCATTGATAGGAGTTTTGGTTTCGGCGTCTATCAGCACACCACCCCCAGCAAATGCGTCAATCAGCTCGATGTTCACATAGTCCATCCGCTTCTCTTGCGAGATGGTCGGAAAGTATGCCATCAGATAGTCGCGGAGGATTTCCAGCTTGATGCGACTATGGACCGGACAAAGCGGTGTTCGGCCATCCTTCCATGAGAAAGCGTCTTGTGACTTGACCATATGATCCTCCAAATGATTGTGGTTTGCTAGGTAACCACTTCAGGATAAGCATCCCATGTTTGACCGTCTAGCGTTCGACCCGCGTTGCCTTTGCCCATCCGAACCACCGCTGCATCAGTCTTTCTAGGTTTCTTGTCGCTTCGATCACGGATATCGCCCTGGCGACCTATTTTGACAATTTTTTTCTCAGCCGTTCCCTCCGGTGCCGGCGCGTAATCACCGTACTGTTTGAAGAAGAATGCGGTATCCTGCTTTTCGCACAGTTTCCGCAACTTGCGAAACCAATCTGGATGCGAGGGTCGAGAGCCGGGGCCGCTCTCTCCACCAACAATCGCCCAGTCAATGCCGGTCAGGTCAACTCGATCGACCGGCCCGATCAGCGGCTCAAACGAAATAAACCGGACTGCTGCGGGCACCTGGCGCAAATGATCGACCCGGAAGGTGTAGTCTTGCGATTCGACACTGGTCCCTATCCAAACGTTGTCTGGCCAATCGAAGCGGTCAGCTTCCCGAGCGAGTCGCTGTGATCGCTTAGTGAGAATTTGAAATTGATGCCAGTGTGCCCGCCGACAAACGTCAAAAACCCGTTCGATGAACTCGACGGGGACATCGCGGTGGAATAAGTCGCTCATTGAGTTGACAAACACTTTACGTGGTTTTTTCCACGACAGAGGCTTTTCCAGCACGTGATCGTGAGTCGTTAGCTCGAAAGCGTTGCGATAATTATCGACACCCATCGCCTGCAAACGATGCGACATTCGCAAGGCATAGCAATTCTCACAACCAGGGCTGATCTGGGTACATCCGGTCACCGGATTCCAGGTCTCGTCGGTCCATTCAATGTCTGACATCGTTCTCTCCTCCCTGGAGATAAGGTTACGAGCCAGCCGTGACACGTCTGGTCACGGCAGTGTGTATTTTTTCCGTCGATTTTAGCAGAACAGCGAAACCGAATCTTCGCCAGTTTGACGGGGAAAGGCAACGAAGGGCCAGATTGCTACAATCTCGGGCCGACGAAAGCGGCGAAACACGCGAAATCAGAGGGGTTTGTAACGCCGGGAGATATACGCCCACCCGCGTCGACATATCCCAAGTCACCGAACTCCTCGAAACCCACCCTGCCGTCGGCAACGTCCGCCAGCTCAACGACGGCCGGTTCACGGTCTTTCAATAGCAGCAACAATGCAAGAGTGTACTTCCGCGAAAAACTATGGTGGTTACCGCGATGAGCCAAGCTGCCAAAGTCCCGAAGTAGATCGTAAGCAGTGACACCGTTGAAAAGTGAAGCTACTGTCGAGCTCGCACTGAACACTAATTAAAACGCCGGAGGCACGATGCCTTTGGCTTTGAGGGCCGCGAGGTACTTGTCTGGTTCGGCGACCAGCTTTTTGGCGCAGCCGGGGCAGCAGATGTAGACGGCTTTTCCGTTGACATTGACCTTGCCTGGGACGCCCATGCCGCCCAGCGGTTCGTCCATCACCGGACAGGTTTTCTGTGCGGCGATGGCCGCGGCGTCGGCAAGCGTGGATTTGAAAACGCCCTCGCGGACTTGTTCACCTTTGGCGGTGTAGTACTTGGTGAGGTACTGGTCGGGTGAGGCTTCGACTTTCTTGGTGCAGCCCGCACAGCAGACGAACAGTGACTTGTTACCGATCGTGACCTTGGGCGGCTTGCCCATGGTGCCGAGCGGTTGGCCGCTGACGGGGCACGTGGCTTGGAGGATGATGAGGAGTTCGTCAGAGAGCTTACCGCTGGCGAGTTTTCCTATCGTATGGAAGACCAGAGGCTGGCTTCCGATGTCGGTAATCTCGACATTCATGTGTAACGGTTGGTCAACGACTTTGGAAAGGTCGATGCCGACGCCGATCGCGAGGTTCTTGAGCTTTTTGAGTTGGTAGGTGTATTCCTTTTCACCTTCGCCAACTCGCAGTTTCAGTGTGCCTGTGGCATTCGGTGGCGCGATGGGCTGATCGTTCTGGCCGAGGATCATGAACATGATTCCCTTTTCGGCGATCACCGTTTCGACTCGGCTGTCGCCAACAGTTTGCACAGTGCCGCCGTGTGGGCCAGTTGCCGCGGCGGCGTGGCTGTGGCCAGCGTGGTCGTCGGCCGCGTGGTCGTGCGCGGCGTGGGTGTCCTGTGCAGTCGAGAGTTGGGGCGACGTGAGCAGCGTGGCTGCGACGATTGCGGTGAGGATACGAAGTTTCATAGAGATTGGCCTTGGAAATTTGTGAGGGGGTTGAGCGGCGAACGCAAGATTACTTTTTGAGCTTGGCGAGGTACTTGTCAGGGTCGGCGAGGAGTTTGTCTTTACAGCCGTCGCAGCAAATCCAGACGGACTTGCCATTCACGTCGACCTTCTCGGGGGCTCCCATGGTGCCGAGCATTTCGCCGCTGACGGGGCACATGTGTTGGGCCATGGCGGACTCGTAATCTTGGGGCGATAACTCTTTCAAACCCGACATCATCTTGGCCATAGGCGAATCGGCATCGGCGGTGGCTTGGTCGCCGTGATCGTGATCGGCATGGTCAACGTGGTCGTCAGCCGTGTCGCTGGCGGGAGTCGCGGGTGGCGTCACAGGATCGGATTCGGGCGAGTTGCAGCCGTAAATGCCGACGATGAGCATCCCGCCGAGTAGGAAAGGGATAAATTTCGAGAGTCGCATGGGGTTTTGCCTTCGTGGATGAGGAGGGCGGATTTTTCGATTGACGTGCATTTGGATGCTTGGGGGGGCGATTTCTTCACGCGGAACGAAAAAATTCTGCTAATTCACCTAAATGCGTGAAGAAACGCCCGCTTCGGGCATCCAAAACCACATCAGCAGAAACATCTCGCAGAGAATGAGTGGGTTATGTCAACCAATGATTGCAAAACGGTGCAGCCATACCTGTCGGCTTATCACGACGGCGAGCTGTCGGCTGGACAAGTGGCAACTGTCACTCAGCACGTTGAGTCATGCGAATCGTGTGCGGCTGAGTTGAGTGCGTTCAAGTCACTCGGGTCGGCTTTCGCACAGGCACCTATGCCCGCAAAACCGTCTGATCTATGGCAGCGGATTGAGCGTGAACTTCCAACGGCCGCCGAACCGGTGACGTTGTCGAAACGATTCAGCGTTTGGGTTCGCGAGTCGTCATACGGTGCTGGGCTGGTGTCGATGGCGGCGTCCGTTTTGGTGCTGCTGGGTGCAGGGCTGTGGTACGGCGAAGAAAGAGGGGGAGTGAAGGAGATGGGGAGTGGAGGAGCAATGGCGATGCATTCGCACGATGGCGAAGAAGCGATGTCGGCTGAACACATGGTCGAGTTCGCGGGCGTGATGGACGACTATTTGCAGAAATTGCCCAGCGATCCAGACGGAGCGGAACAGATGCTGCTTACCAAGTACGACGGTGAAAAAGTCGACGCGGACGGAGCAGTAAAGTTGGTCGGCTATCGTCCCATCGTTTCGAGTGGATTGCCCCAGGGCTATTCGTTGGCGTCGACCAGCGTGTTGAAGATGCCTTGCTGCACTTGTGTGAAGGCAGTTTGCAAACGAAGTGACGGGTCGACGCTGGTTCTGTTTGAACACGACGACGAAGAGACGGCTTGGTTTGGCGATCGCCGCCAGAGCATGGCGATGTGCGGCGACAAAGATTGCTGTCTCGTCGATCTCGATTCCAGCATCGCGGCAACTTGGAAGCAAGGCACTCGAAGCGTCACAGCCGTTGGCGTTCGCGACCAAGAGGAAGTGGCGAAGCTGGTGACCTGGTTGGACAAATCCTAAAGCGAACTCATGAACGAATTTTTCAAACAACACCGCGGGAAACTCTGGATTGCACAAGCGGTGGCGTTTGTGCTGCTCGGTGTCTTCGTTGCATCTTGGTTTAGCGGCAGTTCGGATGAGCCGAAAGTTTCCACGACTTCTGCTACGGCGAACTCGGAAGCAATGCAAAGTAAGCCGTCGATCTGGACTTGCAGCATGCATCCTCAAATACGTCGCGATGGTCCGGGCAAGTGTCCGATCTGCGGAATGGACTTGGTCCCGGTCAGGGAGTCGGCCGACGGAGTTCGCACCGTTTCGATCAGTTCAGAAATCAAAAGTCTGATGAACGTGCAAGTGAGTCCCGTGCGTCGGCAATACGTGACGGCCGAAATTCGCATGGTCGGCAAAGTTGACTACGACGAAACTCGCCTCGCCCACATCACCGCGTGGGTTCCCGGTCGCTTGGAACGCATGTTCGTTGACTTCACCGGCGTCGAAGTCAAAAAAGGCGATCACATGGTGCAAATCTACAGCGAGTCACTCTAC includes the following:
- a CDS encoding anti-sigma factor family protein; protein product: MSTNDCKTVQPYLSAYHDGELSAGQVATVTQHVESCESCAAELSAFKSLGSAFAQAPMPAKPSDLWQRIERELPTAAEPVTLSKRFSVWVRESSYGAGLVSMAASVLVLLGAGLWYGEERGGVKEMGSGGAMAMHSHDGEEAMSAEHMVEFAGVMDDYLQKLPSDPDGAEQMLLTKYDGEKVDADGAVKLVGYRPIVSSGLPQGYSLASTSVLKMPCCTCVKAVCKRSDGSTLVLFEHDDEETAWFGDRRQSMAMCGDKDCCLVDLDSSIAATWKQGTRSVTAVGVRDQEEVAKLVTWLDKS
- the tcmP gene encoding three-Cys-motif partner protein TcmP, which codes for MVKSQDAFSWKDGRTPLCPVHSRIKLEILRDYLMAYFPTISQEKRMDYVNIELIDAFAGGGVLIDAETKTPINGSPKVMIGAVRDSEAAIAAKKTKPFRINARFHFSDADRDAHLRLKTDLADSRYREDVESGKILVDNLKFDRFLSVVLERIKSRPRQKAIFFLDQCGWNQATLRDCNRILNHLPKAEIIWNISVESLAMFANDKDAFRVATDKFGVDLGDAISARDNAVRLSDWRKSLVSHYLHEIKQNCVAKFVSPFMVQHSGWGYWLLHLSNHKEANDVMKVTHWRHQNNSLHEGFPGLRMLEFNRENWNQSSIFRFDAEANQATREALFNELGPQIRRLGEAPTVGQLIESVANETPADRQRIIESLGELKAESACRFIGPAGEKRIHVPQTLDDRIVLSEHRPMFLPGMN
- a CDS encoding DUF5131 family protein, giving the protein MSDIEWTDETWNPVTGCTQISPGCENCYALRMSHRLQAMGVDNYRNAFELTTHDHVLEKPLSWKKPRKVFVNSMSDLFHRDVPVEFIERVFDVCRRAHWHQFQILTKRSQRLAREADRFDWPDNVWIGTSVESQDYTFRVDHLRQVPAAVRFISFEPLIGPVDRVDLTGIDWAIVGGESGPGSRPSHPDWFRKLRKLCEKQDTAFFFKQYGDYAPAPEGTAEKKIVKIGRQGDIRDRSDKKPRKTDAAVVRMGKGNAGRTLDGQTWDAYPEVVT